ATTTGCCGGACAGCTGGAAAAACCGGACATCGACAGCATTCACGGCTTGCCTCCCACGGTGGCCATCGAGCAACGGGTGTCCCGCGGTGGTGGCAAATCCACCACTGGAACCGTCACCGAAATCTATCATTTTCTCAGACTCCTCTATGCCAAACTCGGAACCCAACACTGCCCGGTATCGGGAGAACCCGTCGTATCCCAAACCGTGGATGCGATTGAACAACAAGTCCAAAAACTTCGTAAACAACACAGCAAGCTGAAGCTGCTTGCACCTCTCGTACGAGCACGCAAGGGATTCCATACGGATGTGGCAGCAGCAGCCGCCCGCCGAGGCATTGACCTCCTCCTCGTTGACGGGGAACTCATGGAAACCGAAGGCTTCGAACCTCTCGCTAGATTCAAACCTCACGACATCTTTGCCGTCTGTGAGTCCGTCGATCAGGCGCTTCAACTTGGGAAAGGAACTTTTTCCATCCAACTCAACAGCCGGCGCAAAAAACTGGAGACCTTCTCGACCCAACGGGTATCCCCCACCACGGGCCAGTCATTTGAAGAACTCGACCCCCACCATTTTTCGTTCAATTCCCACCGTGGCTGGTGCCCTCATTGCCGGGGATATGGTAGTATTGCAGCAGGCTCTTCCAAGTCGTCTAAACGACGAAATAAAAACCCATACAACTCCGAGCTCGAAGCTGAAATTCACGAAACCCTGGGGAACACCGACTCATCAAGCAGACGTCCCTGCCCCGAATGCCGCGGCGCCCGCCTTCGGGAGTCGTCCCGCCACGTCCTCATCCAAAACACCCCGATTCAGGACATCAACCAATTATCCATCGTCGATGCAATCAAGACGCTGAAACAATGGACATTTTCAGGCCGTGAAAAACTCATCGCCCGGGACATCCTTCCCGAAATCATCCAACGCCTCGAATTCCTCGATCACGTCGGACTCGGCTACCTCCAACTCGACCGCTCCGCAGATACCCTCTCCGGCGGCGAATCCCAACGCATTCGTCTGGCTGCCCAGTTAGGCTCGAACTTGCGTGGTGTGCTCTACGTACTCGATGAACCAACGATCGGCCTGCACCCACGCGATAATGTCAAATTACTCGACACCTTGGAGGCTCTGCGCCAACGCGGCAACTCCCTGATCGTGGTGGAACACGATGAGACCACCATCAACCGAGCCAGCCAACTGATCGAGCTCGGACCAGGTGCCGGTGTGCTCGGCGGAAAAATCATTCCTCCGAGACCCCAGGTCTCAAGCAAAAATCCAGACTACCCAAGGAGGCCACTTCCCGCTGCCAGCGACACCAAGGCATGGCTCCGACTGGAAGGCTGCCGGGCAAACAACCTGCAAAACATCTCGGCTAAATTTCCCATTGGCCGCTTGAGTGTTCTCACCGGAGTCTCCGGCTGTGGGAAATCATCACTCATGCGCGGCTGCCTCAGCCTTGCCGCCAACAAAAAAACCAACAAAAACAAACCCTACACCTCAGCCAGCGGCTTCAAGCACATCAAACATTGTTTTGAAGTCGACCAAACTCCGATTGGTAAAACGTCTCGCTCCTGCCCAGCCACCTACGTCAAACTGCTCGACGCCATTCGTCAGCTCTTTGCCCAGCTACCCGATGCCCGAGCCCGCGGCTTCACCGCCTCACGTTTCTCATTTAATAACAAAGAAGGGCAATGTCCGGAATGCAAAGGCAATGGCCGAATCAAACTGGAGATGGACTTCCTCCCAACAACTTGGGTCCCCTGCGAGGCTTGCAGGGAAATGCGCTACAACCCAGCCACCCTCGAAGTCCGCTACCAAGGGAAAAATATCGGCGACGTACTCCGCATGAGCATCCGCCAAGCCTCTGAATTTTTTGCTGCTCAACCCAAACTGCATCGCACCCTCAGCCTGCTCAACGACACTGGACTCGGGTATCTCCAACTGGGTCAACCAAGCCCCACTCTCTCCGGAGGAGAAGCCCAGCGGATCAAACTGGTCAGCGAACTCACCAAGGGACGGAAATCGGTCACCAAAGCCGCACTGCAACAAAACAACCTCTACCTGATTGAAGAACCCAGCATCGGCCTCCACCAGCAGGACGTTGAAAAACTGATCGAAGTGCTGCACCGACTGGCCGATGAAGGTCACACCGTGGTCGTCATCGAACATCACACCTCCATCATGGCCGAAGCCGATTTCATGATCGACATCGGCCCAGAGGCCGGTGCGGGTGGAGGGAAAATAGTCACCCAAGGAACACCGGAGCATGTCGCGAAATCCAAACGTTCACGCACCGCACCTTTCCTGAGAGATGAATTCAAGACCGTAACAGCTTGAGCAGCAATCATAGACCTCAGCCCATCTCAAAGAATCGAACACAAAAATTAAACAAGTCGAAGGAGAGTTTTCGCTACTATGGTCAGGTTCACCCCACGATCGATGACAACACCATTACGCATTCTCTTAAGCCTCCCTCTCTGCGGCCTGCTGCTGACAGCCAGAGCCGACGAAACCTCACGGCAATCACAGCCGAAACCACCATCTCCGGTATCCCTCTGTGCACAGGTCCAAAACAGCCTGAAGCAGGTCAAATCGAGCTGCGTATCCGTATCATCCAACGGTTATGGCAGTGGTGTCATCATTTCCCGCGACGGACTGATCTTGACCGCTGCCCATATGATGCGAGATCATGATCCAAAGAAACCTCTACAAATCAAACTCGAGGATCATACGCAAGTATCGGCCGTCCTCCTCGGGCTCAACCGTGAAACCGATCTGGCGCTGCTCCGTATCACTACAGACTCAGACAGAGAGTGGCCTCACTGTCCGTTGGCTGAAATGGCACCAACCACTGGCCGATTTTGCTTCACCCTAGCCCATCCGTCGGGTTGGCTCAAAGGCCGCCCCGCCCAGGTACGAATCGGACGAATCACCAGCCACAGCATGAGACAGGGCAAACCCTTCTACTTGTTTGCTGATTGCAATATCCAACCCGGCGACTCAGGAGGACCGCTCTTCTCCATCGACGGCAAACTCATCGGCATCGCCAGCAGCGCGGCCAACATCCCTGGGTTCAATATTTTTCCCGCAATCGACCAATATCATTTGGATAAAAAACGTTTGCTCAACAGTGAGCGGTGGGGTGATGACGCCAAAGCTCCGGACAGCCCGGCATTCACTCAAACATCCATCGATAAAAAGGTCTTCAACCGCATTCAGGAGGAGTTCATGCGCCGGGTGCAAATCCAGTATGCCCCCACTCTCGAATTCGTCCAGAAGCTGGCCGACGAAACTGGAGAGGTCAAACTCAATCAACAGGACATCGTCGATCATATGACTCGGGATGCGCTGGCTCTGGCAAACAACCAAGAACTCAGCCTGGGTTTGGATGCCCCGGAATTGATCCTTCAGCTGCCAGACATCCCCAAGCATGCGCCCAAAGCTATCCCGCTCTATCGAGGCAAGGCCCATGGTGCATTTGGAGTGCTGATCGACGACCGGCACATCCTCACTAAAGCTTCGCTCTTTCCCAAAGGAGAAGCGGTCACGATCAAACGCGCTGAGGAAACCATCCCACTGCAGAAACTTGCGGAATCAAAGCAATGGGACATTGCAATCTATGAATCCCCAAATCAACTGGAGCATCAGGCGATCAGCTGGCCAAAGGATCTGAAGCCGGTCACAGCCGGAGATTTACTGATCTACAGGGACCGGTACCAGCGGCTTGGCTGGAATATCGCCTGTGACCAGGCCCGTATCGTTTCCAAAAAGCTTTCCATCGGACCATTAAAAGATAAAACGATCATCAGTAAACACCGGGCCCCCTATCCACTGGCCATCCGTCACGCCCTACCACTCCATGCCAGTGATGCCGGAACCCCCGTTTTCAATCAAAACGGCCAATTCATTGGGATCCACATCGCCCGCTTCTCCCGCACCCTGGGCTTGATCATTCCAGCCAAAGAATTAAAAGAGGAATGTGACCGCCTCCTCCAACAACGCTAATCCTCACCTCCATGTCAGCAAATGACATGCCACACAAAAGGTGTAGCGGCAGCCATCGCCGCATTCACCCTCTGGGGGATTTTGCCTGTCTACTGGAAATGGTTTGGAGGTATCCCCATCCTGCAGGTCACTTCACACCGGGTCATCTGGACCTTGCTCATCCTCATCCCTGTTCTTCTCTTCAGAAAAAGAGCAACAGACCCTAAGCGAACGAGGGTTTGTAAAAAAACACTAGCAATCCACACTCTTGCAGCTTTTTTGTTAGCTGGCAACTGGTTGATTTATGTCTGGGCTACTCTAAACGACCGGATCATTGAGGGCGCTCTT
This genomic stretch from Oceaniferula marina harbors:
- a CDS encoding trypsin-like peptidase domain-containing protein — its product is MTTPLRILLSLPLCGLLLTARADETSRQSQPKPPSPVSLCAQVQNSLKQVKSSCVSVSSNGYGSGVIISRDGLILTAAHMMRDHDPKKPLQIKLEDHTQVSAVLLGLNRETDLALLRITTDSDREWPHCPLAEMAPTTGRFCFTLAHPSGWLKGRPAQVRIGRITSHSMRQGKPFYLFADCNIQPGDSGGPLFSIDGKLIGIASSAANIPGFNIFPAIDQYHLDKKRLLNSERWGDDAKAPDSPAFTQTSIDKKVFNRIQEEFMRRVQIQYAPTLEFVQKLADETGEVKLNQQDIVDHMTRDALALANNQELSLGLDAPELILQLPDIPKHAPKAIPLYRGKAHGAFGVLIDDRHILTKASLFPKGEAVTIKRAEETIPLQKLAESKQWDIAIYESPNQLEHQAISWPKDLKPVTAGDLLIYRDRYQRLGWNIACDQARIVSKKLSIGPLKDKTIISKHRAPYPLAIRHALPLHASDAGTPVFNQNGQFIGIHIARFSRTLGLIIPAKELKEECDRLLQQR